Within the Vigna angularis cultivar LongXiaoDou No.4 chromosome 10, ASM1680809v1, whole genome shotgun sequence genome, the region AGAAAAAGATGTCGACGGTCACATGTATTTTATTTCCAAGACATTGATCCACAAACAAAGTGTGAATGTGGTGGCTAACTTTCTTACTATTAGAGTATTCTTCAATTCACAACCTACGCTCTGCTGCAACTTCCGTTTTATTGTTTTCCCGTCGGAGAAGAACGTTAAGCAGACAAAACACATATCTTAGAAGggtgttgtgttgtgtgtgcTGTGCTGAATTACTTCTTCAACTGCTGCAGTCATTAATTTCAACCTTTGCAGAACCTCTGAAGGTATGCATAGTTATGTCTCTGGgcaattaattcattttttttttcagttttcttttttaaattttcccTCAAAGGTGATTGGTTCTCTTGTATGAGCACGCATTTATTGAGATAGATGGCTACCCAACGGCACCGATCACAacctttaattttcatttaatccATCATCTGAAAGATTATCGTCTTACCATGTTTCGGGAGAATTCAagttgaatttttgttttaataattttcagcAAGGGAAGGGTGATGATTGTGATTACCAATTTGAAGTTAGTTCAGTTTCAATGAGCATCTAAAAATGTTTGTTCACCACCGTACGAATCTCGTTATAGTCCTCACGATCTTGATAGTGTGCACAACAAGAGCGCAAAACCTCACCTGTAATAGGCAATGCGGGAAGCAGAGTGTTCAGTTCCCTTTTGGATTCTCCGAAGGTTGTGAAATCATACTAAACTGTTCCGACAACAAAGTTCATCTTCACGAATTTCTGGTCCAAAACATTACCAACAGCAACATACTCGTCAATCTCCCTGCAAAATGCAACCGCAGCATGGAATCCATCGAGCCACTTTTCAGTAACAATTTTGCTCCCTCTGTTAACAACAGCTTTCTGGTGCAAGATTGCAGCGATGCGTCTCGAGGGTGCGCTTTTCCGGCTTCGAATTTTGTGGAAACCTGCGATAAGACAAGTGGTAATATCAGTTGCTTTTCGAAACAAGATGAGGCGGGTGTTCTGACGTACAAAGATTTGAAAGAAACTAAGTGTAATTACTTGTTCTCTGCGATTTATTTTGGGCAGAGCAAGGAGATTACGCTGCAGTTTCAGGTGGTCGAGTTGGCGTGGTGGCTTCAAGGACAGTGTGATGAATGTTCTGAAAACGCTACCTGCTCAACGGTCCAAAGAGGGTTTCGGTGCCAGTGTATCCATGGTTTCACCGGCGACGGCTTCATAAATGGCACCGGTTGCCGGAAAAGTGAGTtcacattatttatataatcatatatttatctATGTActggttttattattttattattatatggttTGGTTCTTGCTTGTGGAAAAATTGCGGGGTTTGACTGAGAATTTAACACCTGCTTGCGGCTTTATGTGCTGGATAACCATGTGGCAAGACCCCAATTTTGACCCGTCTCAAACAAATACCCATCTTCTTTAAAATGTTAGGTGCCTAGTGTATATCTATCACACCATATCGAGAGACTGCACTCATTTTTTTCACATTCTATTTGCAGAAAACATGCAcattttcttcttaatttgCAGAGTTAACATCATACAAGAGCATTGATTTCCTTTTTAGCTTGAGAATGACCTAAACTCAATGGATGGAATggaaaaatttgttaatatgttataacaatataatctccctctctctctctctcttattttataattaattattttagattttttcagtaaaatattttatcatgttttatAAGTAATGTACAAAATAATACTTATATCTTTCTTAAATATAAACATTGACTTTATATTCGAATATGTTTGTACTCGTAAAATATTTGAGTGCATACTACTGAATTACTAATGATGTATtcaaaagttaagaaaaaaacaaatattttttaaaacaaaagtatGAAGAGACGTACACTGTACTAGCTCACCTAAACCCTACCTGTAAAACCACGTTGACTTTCCCTTTCTGATAAAAcaacttacattttttttttcttctggtGGTCGTGTAGTTCACAAGGCATTGCAGGTTCCCTAATTTTGGATAGATATGGAAGAACAGCTATTGATAGCTTTGCTTATAAACCTATTTAATTTTTACCCCATTATAATTTTCGTGTTACTTCTCTAAGGAATCCAATCTCATGGAAGATAGGGAGTATTGGCGTTATGTTCtgagttttcttttatttgagtAGGGTTGGAGGGAATAACGAACGCGttatttgttttgaatggtAACTTAACCGAACAGAATCCTTGAGAAATCAAAAGTCAACATGTTTTGGCTGCACATGCGTGGTTGAATGGAATTGAATTTTCAATGTATTAGACGTGGTCAAACGGGAAATATTGCTCAACGTGAGCAATTAGTATTAGGAACTTGCCAAATTTAAGGTAGTAATTACCACTCGTAACATTAGGCATATGGCATCACTGACAATTTATTTATCACCCATATGTTGACAACGCAAATTGAATGTGATTCGAATTACCCTTTCTACTAGACATTTTCTCAATATAGATATCTCATATTGACATAAAACCTTAGTTCGAACATTTTCTGTGCCACGTCTTGACGATTTTTCCTATTGCACGtgtttggtttattttttaattcagacgggtttataattaaaactttacagaattcaaacattaataaaaactGAAGCAATTTCTGATCAATAACAATCATGTCTTCAAAAGCTATAAATCAAACGAGGAAGATTTTAGTAGATACTGCATATCCAGAACATATGTTTTTATCATCTAATGtgatatattagtttttttagcATATATCGTCATTGATTTTAATCTGTTCCTACGGTTGCCTTGTCATCAGCTTCGGCTTCAAGTTGCAGTGCTTCAACACTGGCTTCCGGAGGATGTGGAAAAGCAACCAAAATCGGTGTTGCTGTTGGAGGTATTATAGAATAGAACCTTAACATCTTAAAGTCCTACTCGTTTCACTGTATATAGTCATATGTTGGAAATTTGTTTCACACGAGAATCTTTGTTAACCTGTCAAACTTTTATTGAATGCATATTTTTTCACGTTCTTGATACAAACATGAATACATAAGAGAAGTtcttaaatttcatatttgGATGAATTCTGCATGATTGTTCACACTTGACAGCGAGCATAGCTGGAGCTTTGGTGGTGGCTGGTCTATTTCTTCTATGCTACTGTGCTAGGCGCCGCTCTATTTGGTTGGGAAAACATACCAGAGTAAAGCGGCAATTACGTGAAGCTGCAGGAAACTCAAGTATACCTTTCTATCCCTACAAAGAAGTAGAAAAAGCCACAAATTCTTTCTCTGAGAAACACAGGCTGGGAACCGGGGCATTTGGTACAGTTTACGCCGGAAAACTGCACAGTGATGAATGGGTTGCTATCAAGAAGTTAAGGCAAAGAGACACCAACAGTGCTGACCAAGTCATGAATGAGATCAAGCTCCTTTCTTCAGTGAGTCATCCAAATTTAGTTCGGCTCTTAGGTTGCTGCATAGAGAAGGGAGAGCAGATCCTTGTTTATGAATATATGCAAAATGGAACACTTTCTCAGCACTTGCAAAGAGAGAGGAGTGAAGGACTGCCGTGGACAGTAAGACTTACCGTAGCTACTGAAACTGCTAATGCTATAGCATATCTCCATTCCGCAATTCACCCCCCAATTTACCACAGAGACATAAAATCTAGTAATATACTTTTGGATTATCACTTCAAATCTAAGATAGCTGATTTTGGGCTTTCTAGGCTTGGCATGACAGAAACATCTCATATCTCAACCGCTCCACAGGGGACTCCTGGTTATGTGGATCCCCAATACCACCAGAACTTCCATCTTTCTGATAAAAGTGATGTGTACAGTTTTGGAGTGGTCTTGGTAGAGATAATAACTGCCATGAAAGCGGTTGATTTTTCTCGACCTAGGAGTGAGGTTAACTTAGCTGCACTTGCCGTAGATAGGATTAGGAGGGGTGCTGTAGATGAGATCATAGACCCCTTCCTTGAACCACACAGAGATGCTTGGACACTGTATTCTATTCATAAGGTAGCTGAGCTTGCATTTAGGTGCCTTGCTTTTCACAGTGACATGAGGCCTACTATGATGGAAGTGGCAGAGGAGCTAGAACACATTAAACGCAGTGGATGGGCAACTATGGAGGAAACTGCCATGACTTCATCGAATGGATCCACTTGTTCATCACCTCGCAGTGGAAGTGAGAAGTCATTGAGTGGTATCAAAAAGGCTGGCCAAGGGAGTGCGAGATTGATAGTTCCCCAGAAGATTGAGAGATTTTTTCATTCTGTGGAGGTGAAAGACAGCTCTCCTGTATCAGTACATGATCCTATTCATTGGTCGAGTGGACACAGCTCACTTTCGTCAAACAGCTTGTTAGTAAATGTCATCCCTTGACATGTATACTTACTTTGAGGTGGCTAGCCTCCATAAATGTGAATACTAAAGGCATATAACACTTCCTTTTCTCTGTCGCAGTTGTTGCTATACCTATTTTTATGTATGATTAACTtccaaatattatatttataaatcatcAGTGATCAATATGCAGAATTCACTACTCAGTCAGGATCAACACTATGCTAGTTACTGTATATAATTATGGTTGAAAGAAACCACCTTTGGCTACAATTGTCATTTTGGGTGTCTCTGAGTAGTCCAAGTTATGCCAAGGTATATGGTTTcagtatatgaaaaaaaaaattatttgaatttaattttaaaataaaaacatcatttctttgaaaaatatacaaaagttttaaattattcgGAACCAACTTTTGAACCAAAACCAGTTTTAAACTTAAAGTAGCTGTAATACGAGAATCCCCAGGGATCTTGGGGCAGTGTTTGCAGACATGGATCTTACATATAGTGTGCAGGAGGAGAGCAAGCATTGTACTAAAAGCTAGAAATCAACATAgcagaagaaattgaaaaataacggagaaaaataattaatttctctACCCTCTGTCATGGataaaaatcttttttaaaatcgATTAAGTGAACGGTTAAGAAATAAACCAGATTAATTTACAAATGTTTTCATTACTTGACTTTTTAGAGGTGATTTAGTTTGGattaagattttatttgggttaattaaattttctgCACTGCTGCATAGGCAGCACTTGACGCATGATCCACGTCTATCTCAACCCTGCTTTAgtgaattttcattttgaaaaagaacaaaagaatatatattatttctattaaGCTGGTGATGTTTTGAAACACCAAATACATTTGAAAGTTTCAGTTATGTTAGAAAAATTCACAATAAAACAGTTGAATCTTAAGGCATTGGCCACTAGAACTTGAAGAGTGTCCAACGAAAACACAAATATGGTAGAAAACAGCGTTGACCAGTAGAACCCTAAGGGCGTCCTGTAATTATAAACCCGATGTATGGCAAATGTCATTTAAATCTTAGACGTGGTTATTGAGTGGTAAACCCTGATAGGAGCAGAAAATTCATTGTTTCCAATAAACACATCACTTTCTGATAGACTGAGAATTCCGTGCATTTAGAATTTGAAGGGGAGTGGGGTGTACAGATATAAATTGTtagaaaacagaaaatgaatAGAGTAACAGGCCTGTAAACATTCaagtgaattttaattataacaagACTAAGAATATAGACACATTTGAGCTAACATGTGTGTGACTGATATCTAGATTTTTAGATCCTAATCTATGACAGACTTGCACAATGTTCATAATAAGATTGTGATCTggataagaaaaaataaatgtaaacaaGAGTAACAAGTTGTTTGCTCACTGACAGATGAAACTGGTCATCTAACCATGACTTCTTGGATCAACAACTTGATGCACCTTCCTTGTTTCAGCACTTGAATATTGGCCTACAACACGAGCGTGAGGAACGGATGCTTGTCCACGAGCAAGGGCATCCACATTTTCAAGCAGGTACTGTCTGGGAAGCCTACCCACAACATTACCCTCCTCATTCCCTTCCTTATCAAGGAATGCAAAATGTGGAATACCCTCCACGCCAAACTCGTCAAGCTCTTGCTCCCACTTTGTGTTATCAACATTCAACATTACAAAATTAACTTGATCCCTGTGTTGAAAATTAAACTGTGTCAACACTAATTAACACTGGCAATAGCAAAATTAAGGACCtctgtttacttttgttttcatttcttatcttcacttttaattacaaaactattcaaattttttcagtCAGGATGTTTATTTCTCAAAAATTATAcagtaaacataaaaaaaaaacatatttttaccAAGTGCAAATATTTGGAAACAGAAATCAAAGTAAAGATAACATAGAGTTTTGTGATtcaaagtaaaaagtaaaaaagaaaccAAAACTCCACATTTCCTCATGTAAAATGGCCTTAATGTTCTGCTTAATATGAACCATAATAAATAGGAAAGCATGTGTTTTACTTAAAAGGTGATTACTTGTATTGCTGCTCAACTTTGTATACGTCTGGAGCTAATTCCCGACATACCTCACACCAATCTGCATAAAACTCGACCACAGTGGGTTTCCCATTGGAGAGAGCCTGGACCATCCAATATGAAAGCAcaagtattataaaaaaaaatggtgccAGATACTATGTAACACGGTTTGAAAACCTTGGGAACACTAACAGATATATTGACATAATTAACACAAGctaattaaaagaagaaaagcagTGGAGGGCATAACCAAACCTCTTCGTAAGGCACTGCAGTGGTAGAGAGATCCTTGAGAGAAACACCTAAATCCAACCTGGCAAACAGGAAAAGTCCCAAAGCCGCTAAAGTAGAAACAAGTGCGATTTTGTTGTTGACATCTTTGTTTGGCAATTGAGGAAGTGAACTTGTGGTCGTCTTAGTGGTCTGAGTATTGACTGTGGTAGGCTCAACTACTGGTTTTACTTGTTCCTGAGCAGAGGTTAGAGGAAGTTAAGGTACGAAATAAAGAACCTCATccaattttctgtttttgcagAGTAACGGAAACATACCCTTGGAGGGACATCCTTTTGATCGGGGTTAGGATTTGTTTGGCAAGCTAAAGTCTGAAATTTGCGGGTGTTGATGCGATTGTGTTGAGGATGTGCAGCGAAGCGAGTAATTGGTAAACATGGACGGAATCTGTGCAGTGTGATGGGGTTTGGGGATATGAAACGCGCCATCCACGCAACCAAAATTTCCTAGATGCAGAATTTCAGATTGCAACACCCACCGTTCACAGTTAACAAAGGAAGATTTTTCTTTCCGTCCCTTAGTATGGAAAAGAAACAAGATAAATTCAacttctattttataaaatataataaaaactccTGTTGGAGAATGTTAATTCCATTACAAAAAGGAATTGTCTaagttatttgaattaaaatggaaggttataagaaataaaataaaaacatttttaatttaaaatgagatatgattttcttagttttaagttttgaatattctatttaaaatttattcgatgtcattctttttaaaaacacgtaaaagaaaaaaattgtaaatgagattacaaaaaatattaaacaaacttaatatattaattcgtcacatatttttttaatttttttcaatttcgtTTTACTCTTTTAAACTTGTTAATTGAGTTATTGTATAGTCAactaatatttgtattttacaCGTAAATCTTTGGATgcttctttttgcactcttttaAAGGCTTGGAACACAAAAAGGTTTTTTTTAGAGTTGTTGCAATATTCAGTTGTCAAGAAGCTTAGTACAAAATTGATAAGAAAAACCTTACTCATGATGACAATCTGTCCCATGTTTCATTAGATGTAAAGAGGTTGATATCCAATGATTATATGTTTGATTAATAATATCCAATATGTTAAGTTTGATTAATCAataactatatattattatacttatttgtattaattaaattttttacctTTAATATTCATGAAATCATAACTATATCTATGACACTATGAAGTTATATTATTGtgtttatatctatatattaaagtttattatttacatttttttacatCATCTAACCAAtgctttatttaaaattaaatttttaattttggttaaCTCAATCataatatagtttaaaatataattatacataatatatttttttaaaaatatatataataaatacatttcttattataaaaacaatcaaaatattattatttaattttataaaataaaatacttatattaaattataattatattttcataaaatcaaattaatataataaatattttataattttgaaaatcttgtaCATTATTGCTTGAATAcaaatactaattaaataaaaaatattatataaaaaattgtaattatattatttttaatataaagggTCAAATGACCAATATGAAAGAAGGAAAAACTACCTTTTGTGAGTCCTCAAACCAGCAGTCCTCTATTTAGGCGTACAAATATGGAGTCATTGAGAAACTAATTTCTCAAcagtaatttttctttttcaaaagacACACAAAATTAAATCCAGAATATCGTTTAAAGAAAATCTACAAGTGATACTTCAACTAAGGAGATGTACACAATGCAGCTTTATATTCAGTTTCTGTTAAagattaaatatgatttaaatttattagaaacttTTGTATAAACTTACTACTAATCTTGGTGTGcatttttcataaactttttcTAAGATTAAAAAACTTATTCTTAACAGTTACAGTGAAATATTCCAACAATACATTCATTATTAAAAATCTAAATCCACACGTACGTTCATGGTAACCTTACTTATCATTTACTTCATCTCACTTTTAaatgatgtaaaaaaaatgattagaaaatttaagatcatctgaaaataaattttgttattgtttatttaaatgaatttaaaaataaataaaagtgaatttaaaaataatttattttaatctgttacattaattaaattttacgtTAATtctaaaaaactttaattttaaatttattgtcatttactttcaaatttattttaataaaaaataaaaaaatttgcctTCAAAAAAatcttctaaataataaaaataaaataaaaatgtcttaCAAAATACTGGGTCATACAGAACAACTGAAGCAGGCTATTGATGGTAGAAACATTCTCACAGTCTTCCCTTCTATGCCGTTACCAACCCCTCTGGACAATCTGCTCCGTTtcctctttcattttcttcagaCTCTTTGTATCCAAAACAAGGGGGAATGTCCTGCGCCACTGATTCTTTGGCCGTCAACcctgtcagaaaaaaaaaacagcaacTGTCTCAGTTCTCACGTTTTGAAGTGTCGACAAAGTTTTCACAACACAGGATCACAACCAACTTTGGTCATGACGAGATTGCACAAACCATGTCACTACCTCACTGATCCTCTACCTGTGTGACCATGGTTTGTTTCCAAATTTAACtgatttatttaattactaaaatGTCCTTTCTACCATCACTTCTACCACGTGTCAAACTGTCAATACCGAAATGGTGTCAAGCGGCAAATTTGGGTACTGAAATGGTGCGGGTATAAGGCCCATTTCGTACTCGggtttccttttcattttcacCATTTTGCGCCAGAAACCAAAGCCTCAAATCAAAACCCAAACCCTTGCGAATTGAGGTCACTTCAGTTTcgattttttctttctctcccgTCTCTGAAGGGAAATTCGAGAATGGCGGAAGAAGCTCCTGCATCTGAAACCTCTGTCACAATGCCTCGGCTGGAGGAAGCTGTCGCAGTGGACGAAACCCTAAACTCTTCTGAGAAGGACAAGAGCGGAATATCTGTGAATGCTTCTACAGCCCATGGTGTTGAAGAGTCTGTGTCTAAGGCTGAAGCTTCCGTTAGCGATCCTCAGAAGTCTCTGGAGTTGGCGAATGAGCTGATGGAAAAAGGGAACCTGGCAATAAAAGAGAACGATTTTGGAGAAGCAGCTGATAACTTCAGCCGTGCTCTGGAAATCAGGTTTCTTTTACTGTAAAATACATTCTCTGTGTGAATTGAGTTTAATCATTCTGCTAAAAGGTTTGAAGAAATTCTCTTTTAGGACTGTATGGTTTATGCATGAGTGAATATGTGTGCTTGATTAATAGAAAATGATAGTTGATGTGATGTTTCATactctaaatttatatatatatatatatatatatatatatatatatatatatatatatatatatatatatatatatatatatatatatatatatatatgtgtgtgtgtgtgtgtgtgtgtgtatgtatgtataatgCTCTGAaagaatatttgaaataaacaGAGTGTCTCATTATGGTGAACTTGCTCCTGAGTGTGTGCACACATACTACAAATATGGGTGTGCTCTTTTGTACAAGGCTCAGGAGGAAGCTGATCCTTTGGCTGATGTGCCCAAGAAGGAGGATGGATCTCAACATGACTCCACAAAAGAAGGACCTGCCAAGAGTTCTGTGAACGCAGAATCTTCCACTGCTTCTTTTTCGAGCAATACTGTGCAGGATTCAGCTGACCAGGGTGAAGCTGTGGATGATGGTCAGTGTGTTGTCTCTAGGGCTTACtgcttaatttttattttatttttgtttataatttattgctCCATTTCTTAAAGTTTTTTATACCATGGTTCTTTATAAGATGAATTGGACATATATGTAAAATGTGATGcaaatttgaaattgtttcaaaaaaattgttacttCTTACTTAGTTTGCCTTAGAAAGCATGCTGCCCTACTCAACCGTCTTTGCAGACAAGGGGAAGTGTTTTGAGTTATTGATTATGTGATAGATTATGAGATGTGCATTTTATTTAGAGTTGCCAGAACATTCTTTTATATCAACAGGTGTAATTAGCTTGATTTATGAGCTGTTTAATGACAAATTGAAAAACATTGTTTAAGCATGTTTATGTGTACTGATAAGATGTTTATGCATGGCACTGATGTTAACATTATAAGTCGATTCTCTCCTACCAGTAGCTAAGCCAGTGAGAAAAGAAAGAGCTCGTGGTTGATGCAGACTATATAAAGCAggatatttatgaataaaagtatgtACAAAGCCTCCTAAAATTGTTAGATGTAGATACTGGGTGTCTGAATATCAACcatatttgaaaatttggagAAGCTAGCATAAGGTCActtttgtatatatatgtgtgtgtgcatTATGTTATTCCCTAATCAAGATATTATTCCCTAATCAagatgaaatttataatttataaccaCAAAAGTCGTAGTCTGCAGATAAATCAGTTTCTTAGTGTTACTTCAATTTTCAAACATGAAACAGGGTCCACCAAGAATGATGAGGAAGAAGGTGACGAGGCTAGTGATGCAGAAGACTTGGCAGAAGCTGATGAAGATGAGACTGACCTGGATCTGGCATGGAAAATGCTTGATATTGCTAGAGCGATTGTTGAAAAGCAATCTGTCAATACAATAGAGCAGGTGGACATACTATCAACATTGGCAGATGTTGCATTGGAAAGAGGTATTTCCATATTCATATactcattttaaattttattaattcttctccagaaaaacaaaaaggtggaatatgattatattaataGCTGGATGGATTATTTCCTGGTTCTTGTATATGCAGAGGATTTTGAAACTTCTCTGTCAGATTACCAGAAGGCACTGTCCATCTTAGAGCAACTGGTTGAACCAGATGATAGAAAAATTGCTGACTTGTATCCttggtttaatttttatctaaatGTGTGGTTTTTATGGTGTCTTTAATTTAAGCAAAGTAGATAACTGAATATGTCCTCTGATGCTACTTAACTCCTGAAAATAGAAACTTTCGCATATGCTTGTGTTTGGAGGTTGGTTCTAAGGCTCAAGAAGCAATTATCTACTGTCAGAAGGCTACATCTGTTTGTAAGGCACGATTGCATCGTCTTACAAATGAAGTAAAGAGTTGTTCAGATTTGACATCTGTGTCCGAGTTAACTGAGAATGTACCTACAGACCCCAATTCTGACCCTAATAACTCAATTGTGGATAAGCAATCAGAGATTGAAACTCTGAAAGGTCTATCAAGTGAGCTGGAAAGAAAGGTAAACttggtaaatttttttaagataactaGCTATCCTGTgcttttattttgatataaatgGGAATTTATGAAATTGCAGCTTGAAGATTTGCAACAGTTAGTCTCAAATCCAAAGTCAATTTTAGCTGAGATCCTAGGAATAGCCGCTGCCAAGGCAGGCAATGGGAAGGAATCATCTCTGGGAATGGTGAGTTCCTCACAGTTGGCTACTGTAAAAAACAATGGAGGTTTTGACTCTCCATCCATTTCAACTGCCCACACTAATGGATCAGGTGGAGTCACACACCTTGGTGTGGTAGGAAGAGGTGTTAAGCGAGCATCAAATGCCAGCTCGTCAGAAGGAAGCACACCAAAAAAACCAGCGTTAGAATCAACTGAAGACAAGGGTGATGAGAGCGCTTGCTGATGTAATTCTTGGTTCGTTTGTATGGTGTGTTTAATTTGAACTTTGAATGCAACCATACAGTTTGGTGACACTAGTGAACTATTGATGAGAGGATATTTTTAGGGGATTGAATGTTTTCTGAGAAAGTGTTCTGCTATATAGTCTCCGTACTGGCTTTATGTGCAGCTAATTGATATCGTCACAAATTTCTGAATACTTGAAATGACATTCGTAAAAAAATTAcgatattttttttcaattaaaatcacTCAGGGTATTTACTCTGGATTTGGTTGAATGAGTAATAGTTATGATTTTGGGGGGCATGGTAATTGATTAATTACTGAAGCATGCTACAATTTTTGTTTAACCAAGCCAGAAGGTATAATGAAACATCCATATCATAACATCGCAGCCCAAAAATAACAGgataaatgaaaaatgattgCATGGGTCTTTCCACCGTTGTGAATAATGAATGTTTCTGTCGATCGAAGTTAAATACTGTTTCTTGGATTCTTAGTTTGTTTGgcaaaattcatttataagCTTGCTCATGCATGTAAACTATAAATTAGGAGTTAAAATCTGCAAGCTTTAAAGGCTGTGATTGATTTATATGTTCTCTACCGAATTGTTTTGGTTATATTTCTGATACCTTATGATTGACttcgatttttttttccttataaagTATTCTCAATTTGATTTCTCTAAATAAGTTTGAAGTATATTCGAAGAACCATCTCAGGGTTCTCTGCTATTTCTTTCACCTAGGATAAAAAACCATATTTAAGATCGCGAAACAAAGAGACATAACGGATGCGGCGCAGTGAAAGGAGTATTTAAGCATCTTAACCTAAAAAATAGCTCTATATATTGAGCACCCCTACTCGAAGCTGTAAGATCAATTACTAGTTACTATCAACAAATGAAAGAGACCTAGGAAAAGAAGTGAATGCGATGTATTTTGTCTAGCGGTTATTCCTAAGAAGGTGGCATAATGGTAGTCGTTGAATGCATTATCTGGTCCATAAAGGTTTTGAAAGGCAAATTAGGAATAGGAAGAGTGGCTTCTAAACAGAATCTCTGAAATGGAATAACCGAATAATTATGCCAGGCGTTATCTTCAGTATCGAGGTGGCCCCATTAGTGTGTGGCACAAGAGAAACTAAACC harbors:
- the LOC108336093 gene encoding wall-associated receptor kinase-like 14 isoform X1; amino-acid sequence: MFVHHRTNLVIVLTILIVCTTRAQNLTCNRQCGKQSVQFPFGFSEGCEIILNCSDNKVHLHEFLVQNITNSNILVNLPAKCNRSMESIEPLFSNNFAPSVNNSFLVQDCSDASRGCAFPASNFVETCDKTSGNISCFSKQDEAGVLTYKDLKETKCNYLFSAIYFGQSKEITLQFQVVELAWWLQGQCDECSENATCSTVQRGFRCQCIHGFTGDGFINGTGCRKTSASSCSASTLASGGCGKATKIGVAVGASIAGALVVAGLFLLCYCARRRSIWLGKHTRVKRQLREAAGNSSIPFYPYKEVEKATNSFSEKHRLGTGAFGTVYAGKLHSDEWVAIKKLRQRDTNSADQVMNEIKLLSSVSHPNLVRLLGCCIEKGEQILVYEYMQNGTLSQHLQRERSEGLPWTVRLTVATETANAIAYLHSAIHPPIYHRDIKSSNILLDYHFKSKIADFGLSRLGMTETSHISTAPQGTPGYVDPQYHQNFHLSDKSDVYSFGVVLVEIITAMKAVDFSRPRSEVNLAALAVDRIRRGAVDEIIDPFLEPHRDAWTLYSIHKVAELAFRCLAFHSDMRPTMMEVAEELEHIKRSGWATMEETAMTSSNGSTCSSPRSGSEKSLSGIKKAGQGSARLIVPQKIERFFHSVEVKDSSPVSVHDPIHWSSGHSSLSSNSLLVNVIP
- the LOC108336093 gene encoding wall-associated receptor kinase-like 14 isoform X2 is translated as MRLEGALFRLRILWKPAIRQVSKEITLQFQVVELAWWLQGQCDECSENATCSTVQRGFRCQCIHGFTGDGFINGTGCRKTSASSCSASTLASGGCGKATKIGVAVGASIAGALVVAGLFLLCYCARRRSIWLGKHTRVKRQLREAAGNSSIPFYPYKEVEKATNSFSEKHRLGTGAFGTVYAGKLHSDEWVAIKKLRQRDTNSADQVMNEIKLLSSVSHPNLVRLLGCCIEKGEQILVYEYMQNGTLSQHLQRERSEGLPWTVRLTVATETANAIAYLHSAIHPPIYHRDIKSSNILLDYHFKSKIADFGLSRLGMTETSHISTAPQGTPGYVDPQYHQNFHLSDKSDVYSFGVVLVEIITAMKAVDFSRPRSEVNLAALAVDRIRRGAVDEIIDPFLEPHRDAWTLYSIHKVAELAFRCLAFHSDMRPTMMEVAEELEHIKRSGWATMEETAMTSSNGSTCSSPRSGSEKSLSGIKKAGQGSARLIVPQKIERFFHSVEVKDSSPVSVHDPIHWSSGHSSLSSNSLLVNVIP
- the LOC108335745 gene encoding thioredoxin-like protein HCF164, chloroplastic, yielding MARFISPNPITLHRFRPCLPITRFAAHPQHNRINTRKFQTLACQTNPNPDQKDVPPREQVKPVVEPTTVNTQTTKTTTSSLPQLPNKDVNNKIALVSTLAALGLFLFARLDLGVSLKDLSTTAVPYEEALSNGKPTVVEFYADWCEVCRELAPDVYKVEQQYKDQVNFVMLNVDNTKWEQELDEFGVEGIPHFAFLDKEGNEEGNVVGRLPRQYLLENVDALARGQASVPHARVVGQYSSAETRKVHQVVDPRSHG
- the LOC108335744 gene encoding NASP-related protein sim3; the encoded protein is MAEEAPASETSVTMPRLEEAVAVDETLNSSEKDKSGISVNASTAHGVEESVSKAEASVSDPQKSLELANELMEKGNLAIKENDFGEAADNFSRALEIRVSHYGELAPECVHTYYKYGCALLYKAQEEADPLADVPKKEDGSQHDSTKEGPAKSSVNAESSTASFSSNTVQDSADQGEAVDDGSTKNDEEEGDEASDAEDLAEADEDETDLDLAWKMLDIARAIVEKQSVNTIEQVDILSTLADVALEREDFETSLSDYQKALSILEQLVEPDDRKIADLNFRICLCLEVGSKAQEAIIYCQKATSVCKARLHRLTNEVKSCSDLTSVSELTENVPTDPNSDPNNSIVDKQSEIETLKGLSSELERKLEDLQQLVSNPKSILAEILGIAAAKAGNGKESSLGMVSSSQLATVKNNGGFDSPSISTAHTNGSGGVTHLGVVGRGVKRASNASSSEGSTPKKPALESTEDKGDESAC